The Vibrio kanaloae genome has a window encoding:
- a CDS encoding response regulator → MSAITRVMVIEDDIAIAELHHRYLEQMGGFDVVGIATTQSEALMQLDILKPDLVLLDVYLPDGCGLDILNHVRGSNQGCDVILITAARDVDTLQQAMRGGVVDYLLKPVMFPRLEAALKKYQSRQQEFESVSDLNQGLVDKMLQANAKAGSGKVSTLPKGIDGVTLDKIRALFQQVSATNITADEAGERIGASRTTARRYLEFLITTGELVADLNYGTVGRPERCYNRAKR, encoded by the coding sequence ATGAGCGCAATCACGAGAGTCATGGTCATTGAAGATGATATTGCGATTGCAGAGCTACACCATCGTTATTTAGAACAGATGGGTGGCTTTGATGTGGTGGGGATTGCGACCACGCAGTCTGAAGCCTTAATGCAATTGGATATCTTAAAGCCGGATTTGGTTTTGTTGGATGTGTATCTCCCTGATGGGTGTGGATTGGATATTCTGAATCACGTAAGAGGAAGCAATCAAGGTTGTGACGTTATCTTGATTACTGCTGCTCGGGATGTGGATACTCTGCAACAGGCAATGCGCGGTGGAGTGGTAGATTATTTGTTGAAACCTGTGATGTTTCCTCGCTTAGAAGCGGCGCTGAAAAAGTATCAATCGCGACAGCAAGAGTTTGAAAGTGTATCGGATTTGAACCAAGGCTTGGTTGATAAGATGCTGCAAGCCAATGCGAAAGCGGGCTCAGGAAAGGTATCAACCTTACCCAAAGGAATTGATGGCGTAACGTTGGATAAGATCAGAGCGCTTTTTCAGCAAGTAAGCGCGACCAACATCACGGCGGACGAAGCGGGTGAACGTATTGGTGCAAGCCGAACCACAGCCAGACGCTACTTAGAGTTTTTGATCACGACGGGTGAGTTGGTTGCCGACTTAAACTATGGCACCGTCGGTCGCCCTGAGAGGTGCTATAATAGAGCGAAACGATAG